A portion of the Streptomyces sp. NBC_01335 genome contains these proteins:
- a CDS encoding helix-turn-helix domain-containing protein — MGLEDLGLEADENAVYEVLIERPSSGYEELADAVALSTRRIGAALRTLVDRGLVVRAADGPRWTAAPPAVALGAELAAQRERLHRAELTVARFAETYRLATADPTQRDLVEIVEGTAAIRARYLQLQLSARSSLDIFSAGAPEAVVPADSQEVTALSRDVRVRAVIDQGFLGEEGAAVHVAQSLADGVHVRTVAEVPYKLILCDRAVAMLPLRGRDAGVDPAVVLRGGLAHVARELFDQVWERARPYGEVPHADIDSVDAHILRLLFAGLTDTAVAGQLGMSVRTVQRRLQALMTRADATTRLQLGWHARDRGWV; from the coding sequence ATGGGCCTGGAGGATCTCGGACTCGAAGCGGACGAGAACGCCGTCTACGAGGTGTTGATAGAGCGTCCCTCGTCGGGATACGAAGAGCTGGCCGACGCGGTCGCGCTGTCGACGCGGCGGATCGGCGCCGCACTGCGCACCCTGGTGGACCGGGGGCTGGTCGTACGGGCGGCCGACGGCCCGCGCTGGACGGCGGCTCCGCCCGCCGTAGCGCTCGGCGCCGAACTCGCGGCCCAGCGCGAACGCCTTCACCGTGCCGAACTCACCGTCGCACGGTTCGCGGAGACCTACCGTCTGGCGACGGCCGATCCGACCCAGCGCGATCTCGTGGAGATCGTCGAGGGCACCGCCGCGATCCGCGCCCGCTACCTCCAGCTCCAGCTCTCCGCCCGCAGTTCCCTCGACATCTTCTCCGCGGGCGCGCCGGAGGCCGTCGTCCCGGCAGACAGCCAGGAGGTGACGGCCCTCTCCCGCGACGTGCGGGTGCGGGCCGTCATCGACCAGGGGTTCCTGGGCGAGGAGGGTGCGGCGGTCCACGTGGCGCAGTCCCTCGCCGACGGCGTCCACGTCCGTACTGTCGCCGAGGTCCCCTACAAGCTGATCCTCTGCGACCGGGCGGTGGCGATGCTGCCGCTGCGCGGAAGGGATGCCGGTGTCGACCCGGCCGTCGTGCTGCGCGGTGGACTCGCGCACGTGGCCCGGGAGCTGTTCGACCAGGTGTGGGAGCGTGCCCGTCCCTACGGAGAGGTGCCGCACGCGGACATCGACTCCGTCGACGCGCACATCCTGCGGCTGCTCTTCGCGGGCCTCACGGACACGGCCGTCGCCGGTCAGCTGGGAATGTCGGTGCGGACGGTGCAGCGCAGGCTCCAGGCGCTCATGACGAGGGCCGACGCGACCACGCGTCTCCAGCTGGGCTGGCACGCCAGGGACAGGGGCTGGGTGTGA
- a CDS encoding helix-turn-helix transcriptional regulator, whose product MEQTRDLWRSLGLGDDELAVYEVLLGTTQHEDRMELARSLDMTSRRLDVSLTQLKIYGFVRSSSADGLLPVAVNPTTAIRNQIHLRRAQLLDASSELEVLTASVDRLAAEVLGRAAPPRGAGIETVRGQQAISERVTALLTSAQTEVSLLDRPPYARSAPDGVPTPLAVGDLVRRGVRVRVVVDRTGLEFPGRARGLGELAEQGVEIRVAPDLPTKLITVDRQVTLLPPNDVADPSQAAVVATDSLLSNALVPLFEEIWERALPIGAGGTDAVTDEDAELLTMLAAGLKDEAIARRLDLHVHTVRRRISRLMASLSAETRFQAGIQAARRGRLSS is encoded by the coding sequence ATGGAGCAGACACGGGATCTGTGGCGGTCCCTGGGCCTCGGAGACGACGAACTCGCCGTCTACGAGGTGCTGCTGGGGACAACACAGCACGAGGACCGGATGGAGCTCGCCCGGAGCCTCGACATGACGTCGCGTCGACTCGACGTGTCTTTGACCCAGTTGAAGATCTACGGATTCGTCCGCTCCAGCTCTGCCGACGGCTTGCTTCCCGTCGCGGTCAACCCCACCACCGCCATCCGCAACCAGATCCACCTGCGCCGCGCACAACTCCTAGACGCCTCCTCGGAACTGGAGGTGCTCACCGCTTCGGTCGACCGCCTGGCCGCCGAGGTGCTGGGCCGGGCGGCGCCGCCCCGGGGCGCGGGCATCGAGACGGTGAGGGGCCAACAGGCCATATCCGAAAGGGTGACCGCCCTTCTCACCTCCGCACAGACCGAGGTCAGCCTGCTCGACCGGCCGCCCTACGCCAGGAGCGCTCCGGACGGTGTGCCGACCCCGCTGGCGGTCGGCGATCTCGTCCGGCGTGGTGTGCGGGTGCGTGTGGTGGTGGACCGCACGGGCCTGGAATTCCCCGGGCGCGCTCGCGGTCTGGGCGAACTGGCGGAGCAGGGGGTGGAGATACGCGTGGCGCCGGATCTGCCGACCAAACTCATCACCGTGGACCGACAGGTCACCCTCCTCCCCCCGAACGATGTCGCCGACCCCTCCCAGGCGGCCGTGGTGGCCACCGACTCTCTCCTGAGCAACGCCCTGGTGCCCCTGTTCGAGGAGATCTGGGAACGCGCTCTGCCGATCGGGGCCGGTGGCACGGACGCGGTCACCGACGAGGACGCTGAGCTGCTGACGATGCTGGCCGCCGGGCTGAAGGACGAGGCCATCGCCAGACGTCTGGACCTGCATGTGCACACGGTGCGTCGCAGGATCAGCCGCCTGATGGCGAGTCTGAGCGCCGAGACCCGTTTCCAGGCGGGCATCCAAGCGGCGCGCAGGGGCCGTCTGAGCTCCTGA